Proteins encoded in a region of the Vicia villosa cultivar HV-30 ecotype Madison, WI linkage group LG5, Vvil1.0, whole genome shotgun sequence genome:
- the LOC131603007 gene encoding uncharacterized protein At2g02148, with product MSARVPVQQHYNLNSPTSFIDSPLHVLNAVDARTAGSAIDDISASNDHDASVDCMNESHRNCLPLHSVEVDEDRSSLETSESSRGLYDINVITVDDVSPIESARARFIQIVMDHFIEDRVIEMVDSEVDYGGDQDKMNKRRSREIRYEGDPNFALPLMYAANMYETLVNEVNIRLASLRGIRDKSIGVALEAAGGLYRRLAKKFPKKGPCIYKRRELATSMETRTRFPELVIQEEKRIRFVVVNGLKIVENPNSVPIDDAEWFKRLTGRNEVAISANDYKYYSPRHKYRRASISLSNIQDISSYSGAESSTTLTSTQGFRSPQNQHQTPNKHHLQSLLHQPQFQPFPQSNQIMHQSQHAGPYSHNHQNGSPSHLSEISHSHQPSISQHMSSFQSLTGGHVGGRMHILPPSPAKFCDECGAPYLRETSKFCSECGSKRLGT from the exons ATGAGCGCTAGGGTTCCGGTTCAGCAACACTACAATCTCAACTCCCCTACTTCCTTCATCGACAGCCCTCTCCACGTCCTCAACGCCGTCGACGCTCGAACCGCCGGCTCCGCCATCGACGACATCTCCGCCTCCAACGACCACGACGCCTCCGTC GATTGCATGAACGAATCACATAGAAACTGTTTACCACTACACAGTGTTGAAGTCGATGAAGATCGGTCCAGTCTCGAAACAAGCGAATCTTCTAGAGGACTTTATGATATCAATGTCATAACCGTTGACG ATGTTTCGCCTATTGAATCTGCTAGGGCAAGGTTTATTCAAATTGTGATGGATCATTTTATCGAAGATCGCGTGATTGAAATGGTTGATTCTGAAGTTGATTATGGTGGTGATCAAGATAAAATGAACAAGAGAAGGAGTAGAGAGATTCGATATGAAGGAGATCCGAATTTTGCTCTGCCTTTGATGTATGCAGCAAATATGTATGAGACTTTAGTTAATGAAGTTAATATTAGACTTGCTTCCTTGCGTGGTATTCGCGATAAGTCCATTGGTGTTGCTCTTGAAGCTGCTGGTGGTTTGTATAGAAGACTCGCCAAGAAGTTTCCTAAAAAAG GACCGTGTATATATAAGAGAAGAGAATTAGCAACTTCAATGGAAACGAGGACTAGGTTTCCGGAACTAGTTATACAAGAAGAGAAGCGTATTCGTTTTGTGGTAGTTAATGGATTAAAAATTGTTGAAAATCCGAATTCAGTGCCTATTGATGATGCTGAGTG gtTTAAACGATTGACAGGTCGGAATGAAGTAGCAATCTCAGCTAACGATTACAAATATTACTCTCCAAGACACAAGTATAGGCGTGCATCAATTTCACTTTCAAATATCCAAGATATCTCT AGTTATTCTGGAGCAGAAAGTTCTACGACGTTGACTAGTACTCAAGGATTTCGCTCA CCACAAAATCAGCATCAAACTCCAAACAAACATCACTTGCAATCACTACTACACCAACCTCAGTTTCAGCCTTTTCCCCAGAGCAATCAAATTATGCACCAAAGTCAGCATGCAGGGCCCTATTCTCATAACCATCAAAACGGTTCCCCTTCACACCTATCTGAAATTTCTCATTCTCACCAGCCATCAATATCTCAACACATGAGTAGCTTCCAATCACTCACAGGTGGCCATGTTGGAGGACGCATGCACATACTG CCACCAAGTCCTGCGAAGTTTTGCGATGAATGCGGGGCTCCATATTTGAGGGAAACATCCAAGTTTTGCTCAGAATGCGGTTCCAAGAGGTTAGGAACGTGA